The genomic region CCCTGCTTCAACGCCTTGTATTTTTAGTTCATGTTTGCTTTATAATTTGCTATAATATGAGGGAGTCAATACATACTAAATTTTAGAGATAAAGATTACAGGAATTGTGGATGGAGGGTACTGAATGTCACAACGATTTGCAGTGGTTTTAGCTGCTGGACAGGGTACAAGAATGAAGTCCTCTTTATATAAAGTGCTTCACCCCGTATGCGGGAAGCCGATGGTTCAGCATGTAACCGATCAGCTGAATGAATTAAAGCTTAGTCAGTTGATAACTGTGGTTGGATTTGGCGCAGAAAAGGTCAAAGATGAACTGGGGGATGCCACGGAATTTGTGATACAGGAGGAGCAGCTGGGTACGGGTCATGCTGTGATGCAGGCGGAGGAATTGCTAAGTGATAAGGAAGGCACCACCCTTGTTGTCTGTGGGGATACTCCTTTACTCACAGCAGAAACGTTAGAGGCATTTGTTTCCCATCATGAAAAGGAAGCGGCCAAGGTTTCGGTACTTACAGCCGGAGCTGACGATCCTGCAGGCTATGGTCGTGTAGTACGGAATGAAGCCAATGAGGTAGAAAAGATTGTTGAACACAAAGATGCATCCCCAGACGAACTTGCCATAAAGGAGATTAACACCGGTACATACTGTTTTGATAATCAGGCTCTATTTAATGCCCTCAAGGATGTTTCCAATGATAATGCACAAGGGGAATATTACCTTCCTGATGTGATTGAAATTTTAAAATCACAGGGTGAAAAAATTGCTGCCTACCAGACCGATAACTTTGCGGAAACTATGGGTGTGAATGACCGTGTAGCCTTATCCCGTGCGGAAAAGCATATGCGAATTCGGATAAATGAAGGTCATATGCGTAATGGAGTCACATTGATTGATCCTGAACATACCTATATTGGTCCGGATGTAAAAATTGAACAGGATGTCATCATTGAACCAGGCTGTACCATTGATGGTTCTACAGTAATCAGAACGGAAGCATTTATTGGAGCCAACACCGAAATTAAAAACTGTGAAATTGGATCTGGAACAACGATTAAGCAAAGTGTAGCCCATGATAGTAAAATTGGAGAATATGTTAAAATTGGACCATATGCACATATAAGACCATCATCTGATATTAAAAACAACGTGAAAATCGGCAACTTTGTAGAAGTGAAGAAGTCCGTGTTTGAAGAAGGAAGTAAAGCTTCACATCTCAGTTATGTCGGGGATGCTGAGGTAGGCAAAGAGGTTA from Virgibacillus sp. MSP4-1 harbors:
- the glmU gene encoding bifunctional UDP-N-acetylglucosamine diphosphorylase/glucosamine-1-phosphate N-acetyltransferase GlmU → MSQRFAVVLAAGQGTRMKSSLYKVLHPVCGKPMVQHVTDQLNELKLSQLITVVGFGAEKVKDELGDATEFVIQEEQLGTGHAVMQAEELLSDKEGTTLVVCGDTPLLTAETLEAFVSHHEKEAAKVSVLTAGADDPAGYGRVVRNEANEVEKIVEHKDASPDELAIKEINTGTYCFDNQALFNALKDVSNDNAQGEYYLPDVIEILKSQGEKIAAYQTDNFAETMGVNDRVALSRAEKHMRIRINEGHMRNGVTLIDPEHTYIGPDVKIEQDVIIEPGCTIDGSTVIRTEAFIGANTEIKNCEIGSGTTIKQSVAHDSKIGEYVKIGPYAHIRPSSDIKNNVKIGNFVEVKKSVFEEGSKASHLSYVGDAEVGKEVNIGCGTITVNYDGENKHKTIIEDGAFIGCNSNLVAPVTIEKGAYVAAGSTITKNVPEESLSIARSRQTNKEGYVERLKNIRKK